In Streptomyces sp. SLBN-118, the following are encoded in one genomic region:
- a CDS encoding roadblock/LC7 domain-containing protein, whose amino-acid sequence MAKHSAPSDYTPLDLLLTHLADQVADVRHVLVVSQDGMVVSRSTSLARPDAERLAATVSGLMSLGRSVCAGFDGEAVVQTLIEMRQGYLIITSAGGGAYLTVLSTSRADVGVVAFEMNLIVTRIGKHLGTPPRRPEAATDSSGGAPPT is encoded by the coding sequence ATGGCCAAGCATTCCGCACCCAGCGACTACACCCCGCTGGACCTGCTGCTGACCCACCTCGCCGACCAAGTAGCCGACGTCCGCCACGTCCTCGTTGTCTCCCAGGACGGTATGGTCGTCAGCAGGTCCACGTCCCTGGCCCGGCCGGATGCCGAACGTCTGGCCGCCACGGTGTCGGGTCTGATGAGCCTGGGGCGCAGCGTCTGCGCCGGCTTCGACGGCGAAGCGGTCGTCCAGACACTGATCGAGATGCGGCAGGGCTACCTCATCATCACCTCGGCCGGTGGCGGCGCCTACTTGACCGTCCTGAGCACTTCCAGAGCCGACGTCGGCGTGGTCGCGTTCGAAATGAACCTGATCGTCACGCGGATCGGCAAACACCTCGGCACCCCGCCTCGTCGCCCTGAGGCCGCCACCGACTCATCCGGCGGTGCACCCCCCACATGA
- a CDS encoding DUF742 domain-containing protein, with the protein MRSAPLSRTGEADAMSRSGRLVRLFALTAGRARPSRDVFALITQVTAVDERTASPNVTLQPEHLRILRVCPTPTAVVEVAARVDLPVSVVTVMLSDLLEAGRITTQPPAHVAPYATTGPDITLLQRVREGLARI; encoded by the coding sequence ATGCGCAGCGCACCGCTCTCCCGCACCGGAGAGGCCGACGCGATGAGCCGATCCGGGCGCCTCGTACGGCTCTTCGCCCTCACAGCGGGCCGGGCCCGGCCCAGCCGCGATGTCTTCGCCCTGATCACCCAGGTGACTGCGGTGGACGAGCGGACGGCCTCGCCGAACGTCACGCTGCAGCCGGAACACCTGCGCATCCTGCGCGTCTGCCCCACCCCCACGGCAGTCGTCGAAGTCGCCGCCCGTGTCGACCTCCCCGTCTCCGTCGTCACCGTCATGCTCTCCGACCTGCTGGAGGCAGGAAGGATCACCACGCAACCGCCCGCCCACGTCGCCCCATACGCGACTACCGGCCCGGACATCACACTGCTGCAGAGAGTGAGGGAAGGTCTTGCCAGGATCTGA
- a CDS encoding ATP/GTP-binding protein — protein MPGSDTAPDLVKILISGGFGVGKTTTVASVSEINPLRTEEVLTAPSSGTDDLTGIEHKTSTTVALDFGRITLSPDLVLYLFGTPGQQRFWFMWNDLAMGALGGVVLVDTRRLETSFAAIDFFENRAIPFIVAVNCFHGQQPYSAAQIRAALSLQPTTQLCLFDARDRASCRDVLMALMDQAIARLTIATDATGIAGRTVARKPGLP, from the coding sequence TTGCCAGGATCTGACACCGCCCCCGACCTCGTGAAGATCCTCATATCAGGGGGCTTCGGCGTCGGGAAGACCACCACGGTTGCGTCCGTCAGCGAGATCAATCCGCTGCGTACCGAGGAGGTGCTCACCGCACCGAGTTCGGGCACAGACGACCTCACCGGCATCGAGCACAAGACGTCCACCACGGTCGCGCTGGACTTCGGGCGTATCACACTCAGTCCCGATCTGGTGCTCTACCTGTTCGGCACTCCCGGACAGCAACGCTTCTGGTTCATGTGGAACGACCTGGCCATGGGGGCCCTCGGCGGCGTCGTCCTGGTCGACACCCGACGGCTGGAAACCAGTTTCGCCGCGATCGACTTCTTCGAAAACCGCGCCATTCCCTTCATCGTCGCCGTCAACTGCTTCCACGGCCAACAGCCCTACAGTGCCGCCCAGATCCGCGCCGCTCTCTCCCTCCAGCCCACGACCCAACTGTGCCTGTTCGACGCTCGCGACCGCGCCTCATGCCGTGACGTCCTGATGGCCCTGATGGACCAGGCCATCGCCAGGCTCACCATCGCGACCGACGCCACCGGCATTGCCGGGCGCACGGTGGCTCGGAAGCCTGGCCTGCCGTGA
- the nsrR gene encoding nitric oxide-sensing transcriptional repressor NsrR, whose protein sequence is MRLTKFTDLALRSVMRLAVSTVDYPVTTRDVAETMDVRYTHVAKAITRLQHLGVVEARRGRGGGLALTDLGRRASVGWLIRELEGEGEVVACDDDPPCPLRGACRLRRALRDAQEAFYATLDPLTVNDLVASPTGPVLVGLVGRPPE, encoded by the coding sequence GTGCGACTGACAAAGTTCACCGACCTGGCATTGCGTTCCGTCATGCGCCTGGCGGTCTCCACCGTTGACTACCCTGTGACCACGCGCGACGTGGCGGAAACCATGGACGTTCGATACACGCACGTCGCGAAGGCAATCACACGCCTCCAGCACCTGGGCGTGGTCGAAGCCCGGCGAGGCCGCGGCGGCGGACTGGCACTGACCGACCTCGGACGGCGGGCCTCAGTCGGCTGGCTGATACGAGAACTTGAGGGTGAGGGCGAGGTCGTCGCCTGCGACGACGACCCACCGTGCCCACTGCGCGGGGCCTGCCGCCTGCGACGGGCGCTGCGCGACGCCCAGGAGGCGTTCTACGCCACGCTCGACCCGCTGACCGTGAACGACCTGGTGGCCTCGCCCACCGGACCGGTGCTGGTCGGACTCGTCGGCCGGCCACCGGAGTAA
- a CDS encoding globin domain-containing protein, whose product MLSEQSTPVVRATLPVIGAAIGDITELFYRKLFDAQPELLRDLFNRGNQANGHQQQALAGSIAAFAGILLESPDSRPDAMLARIAHKHASLGITSDQYKIIHRHLFGAIADVLGDAVTPEVAAAWDEVYWLMANALIAIEARLYQEAGAAEGDIWHSMEITERRQETPDVVSLGLRRADGRPTEPFRPGQYVSVQVELPDGARQIRQYSLSAAPGRPHWRITVKRVRNDVNPDGEVSSWLHEHARPGDTLTVSAPFGDLVLPEGDGPLLLASAGIGSTPMLAMLDHLASSGSARPVTVVHADRSPADHAHRDEQRTLALALPDARLHLWYEEPGDQAPDASTGRADLTALELHPALTAYLCGPLPFMRGVRDDLLRLGVPAGMIHYEVFGPDLWLGRQ is encoded by the coding sequence GTGCTCTCCGAGCAGTCCACCCCCGTTGTCCGAGCCACGCTGCCGGTGATCGGCGCCGCCATCGGGGACATCACCGAGCTGTTCTACCGGAAGCTGTTCGATGCCCAACCCGAGCTGCTGCGGGACTTGTTCAACCGGGGCAACCAGGCCAACGGGCATCAGCAGCAGGCGCTGGCCGGATCCATCGCGGCGTTCGCGGGCATACTGCTGGAGAGCCCCGACTCCCGCCCGGACGCGATGCTCGCTCGCATCGCACACAAGCACGCCTCCCTCGGCATCACCTCCGACCAGTACAAGATCATCCACCGTCACCTCTTCGGAGCGATAGCCGATGTGCTGGGCGACGCCGTCACCCCCGAGGTCGCCGCGGCGTGGGACGAGGTCTACTGGCTGATGGCCAACGCGCTGATCGCCATCGAGGCCCGTCTCTACCAGGAGGCCGGCGCCGCCGAGGGCGACATCTGGCACAGCATGGAGATCACCGAGCGACGTCAGGAGACACCCGACGTGGTCTCGTTGGGTCTGCGGCGCGCCGACGGCCGCCCCACGGAGCCCTTCCGGCCGGGCCAGTACGTCAGCGTCCAGGTCGAACTGCCCGACGGCGCCCGGCAGATCCGCCAGTACAGCCTGTCCGCCGCCCCGGGCCGCCCGCACTGGCGTATCACCGTCAAGCGCGTGCGGAACGATGTGAATCCGGACGGTGAAGTCTCGTCCTGGCTCCACGAGCACGCGCGGCCGGGCGACACTCTCACCGTGTCCGCCCCGTTCGGCGACCTGGTCCTGCCAGAGGGTGACGGCCCGCTGCTCCTGGCGTCCGCCGGTATCGGCAGCACACCCATGCTGGCCATGCTCGACCATCTCGCCTCCAGCGGCTCGGCCCGCCCGGTGACCGTGGTCCACGCCGACCGCTCCCCAGCCGACCACGCGCACCGCGACGAGCAGCGCACCCTGGCGCTGGCGCTCCCGGACGCGCGGCTCCACCTGTGGTACGAGGAGCCCGGCGACCAGGCACCGGACGCGTCGACCGGCCGGGCCGACCTCACCGCACTGGAACTCCACCCGGCCTTGACCGCCTACCTGTGCGGCCCGCTGCCCTTCATGCGCGGGGTCCGCGACGACCTACTGCGCCTCGGCGTGCCTGCGGGAATGATCCACTACGAGGTCTTCGGACCGGACCTCTGGCTGGGGCGACAGTAG